Proteins encoded by one window of Nitrospirota bacterium:
- a CDS encoding acetate--CoA ligase family protein, producing MAGPNDLKPFFYPASVAVIGASQDEIKPSGIVLKNLLNSFSGRIYPVNPHYSSLHGIKCFPSIKSVPDSVDLSVLITPPDAVPALLREHAEKGVRHIIIATSGFGETVGGEGLEQEIREIAASSGIRIIGPNCLGVFHPSSGLDTFFLPVDRVPRPSAGNISVISQSGSVLGTTMILLEQEGIGIAKAVSYGNRVDVSETDLLEYLSTDEETAVIGLCIESIEDGRRFISTAQRCNKPVVAFKLGQEPAGRLASRSHTGSMSGKYEIFQAAFRRSGIFETTTIEEFLDLLKALSIQRRGHRDLGRSRQKRQKQKERKKILILTNAGGIGVMTADLCSKAGLAVPEIPSEPLKKLKAALPSYYSLSNPIDLTGNSKDAEFGLVLKTCLDYFDAAILIPFMTVPGMTPQLGDVIISSIGKLNKLRIPIVSLCPFSKDGKMLEDTFGKCCIPLFPTPSRLVKTLAHLLRTTDVEPITEKLRGFPGVSSLIRDRDTEDTNMFSLEDKKRLLDAMNLSYPESVRCKTITEAVSAARRIGFPVAMKIVSPDIIHKTNVGGVRLGVRSFKEIQQIFRKLINTTTYEYDEKARILGVDIEKMVQPGVELIIGGKRDPRFGPLILFGLGGIFTEVIRDTAIEIAPVTHSVARRMMESIKGYQILNGIRNMAGVDLDAIEEAIVTVSEFISAFPEIEEMEFNPVIAYPKGIIVVDVRILYVVNSEQ from the coding sequence ATGGCTGGCCCAAATGATCTCAAACCGTTTTTTTATCCTGCGTCTGTTGCTGTAATCGGGGCTTCTCAGGATGAGATAAAGCCATCCGGGATTGTCCTGAAGAATTTGCTGAATAGCTTCAGTGGAAGGATATATCCGGTAAATCCACACTACTCGTCATTGCATGGAATCAAATGTTTCCCTTCCATCAAATCAGTCCCTGATAGTGTTGACCTGTCTGTTCTTATAACACCTCCTGATGCAGTACCGGCGCTATTGAGAGAACATGCGGAAAAAGGGGTTCGGCATATTATTATCGCAACCTCCGGTTTTGGAGAAACAGTGGGCGGGGAAGGATTAGAGCAAGAAATCAGAGAGATAGCAGCCTCTTCAGGTATTCGTATAATAGGGCCTAATTGTCTCGGTGTTTTTCATCCATCTTCAGGACTTGATACCTTCTTCCTACCGGTAGACCGCGTTCCACGGCCTTCTGCCGGAAATATCTCAGTTATATCACAAAGTGGTTCTGTGCTTGGGACAACAATGATCCTGCTTGAACAGGAAGGGATTGGCATCGCCAAAGCAGTCAGCTATGGAAACAGGGTGGATGTCAGCGAGACAGACCTGCTCGAATATCTTAGTACCGATGAAGAAACCGCTGTTATTGGATTGTGTATTGAATCCATTGAAGATGGCAGAAGGTTTATCAGTACAGCCCAAAGATGTAATAAGCCTGTAGTCGCATTTAAACTTGGACAGGAGCCTGCAGGTAGATTGGCATCCCGATCCCACACAGGTTCAATGTCCGGTAAATATGAGATATTTCAGGCTGCATTCAGGAGGAGCGGGATATTCGAGACAACTACAATCGAAGAATTCCTTGACCTGCTGAAGGCACTGTCAATTCAAAGAAGAGGGCATAGGGATCTGGGAAGAAGCCGGCAAAAGCGGCAAAAACAGAAAGAGAGGAAGAAAATACTTATACTGACTAATGCCGGAGGCATAGGTGTTATGACAGCAGACTTATGTAGTAAGGCAGGACTGGCTGTGCCGGAGATACCATCCGAACCATTAAAGAAACTCAAGGCGGCCCTTCCGTCATACTATTCCCTCAGCAACCCCATAGACCTGACCGGAAATTCTAAAGATGCTGAATTCGGGCTGGTACTCAAAACCTGCCTTGATTATTTTGATGCCGCAATACTGATCCCATTTATGACCGTACCTGGAATGACTCCACAGTTAGGTGACGTAATAATTAGTTCAATCGGCAAGTTAAATAAACTGCGAATACCTATTGTCTCTTTATGTCCTTTTTCAAAAGACGGTAAAATGCTTGAAGATACCTTTGGTAAATGCTGTATCCCCCTGTTTCCGACACCATCAAGATTAGTGAAAACGCTTGCACATTTGCTGAGGACAACGGATGTTGAACCAATTACTGAAAAGTTGAGAGGTTTTCCCGGTGTTTCAAGCCTGATAAGAGATCGGGACACAGAAGATACAAACATGTTTTCATTAGAAGATAAGAAAAGACTGCTTGATGCTATGAACCTGAGTTACCCGGAATCAGTGAGGTGTAAGACCATAACTGAGGCTGTATCAGCGGCCAGAAGAATAGGCTTCCCCGTAGCCATGAAGATTGTATCACCGGATATTATTCATAAAACAAACGTAGGAGGGGTAAGGCTTGGCGTAAGGAGTTTTAAGGAGATACAACAAATATTTAGGAAGCTTATCAATACTACTACGTATGAGTATGACGAAAAAGCCCGCATTCTTGGTGTTGACATTGAGAAAATGGTACAACCAGGAGTAGAGCTAATTATCGGCGGCAAAAGGGACCCACGGTTTGGACCGCTGATATTGTTCGGCCTCGGTGGGATATTTACAGAGGTTATAAGGGATACTGCCATTGAGATAGCACCTGTCACACATTCTGTTGCCCGGCGGATGATGGAATCAATCAAGGGTTATCAAATTCTAAATGGCATAAGAAATATGGCTGGAGTTGATTTAGATGCAATAGAAGAGGCAATTGTCACAGTCTCAGAATTCATCTCCGCATTTCCTGAGATAGAAGAAATGGAATTCAATCCGGTCATAGCCTATCCAAAAGGAATAATTGTTGTGGACGTGAGGATATTGTATGTAGTAAACAGTGAGCAGTAA
- a CDS encoding M48 family metalloprotease yields MKFISLMLVIVLLAGCAAKPAVKKVENKNPAKELGKEFVAEALQHYQFIKDPDVTGVVNRVGQQIIKGIGSNPSTYHFLVVHEDQPNAFAIPGGYIFVFDSLLLQLKDENELAGVLAHEIAHVERNHFFKDSNKTTALDIATIAAILLGGGNIAAATIAGAANIDIRLQFSRENEAEADTYALRYLKQGNYPPKSLLNFFDSLLRYERFNPQLVPAYLSTHPDLDSRRDTVANFVMRERYQNNEPNPPIPPLEKGGNGGFELKQKSMDWRRVVTALDSINKRWKEETLLLQALRIEEVPEAKREETKDYLLGLAYMKEGRFSEAILKYLSAIEKNKDNPNYWGDLAYCYLKQQDYTHAREAAVKSLVLKPDYPQGHVILGTIEIEAGNDSGDAVKAIAHLERALNLNQEDPTANLNISKAYNKTGDKARETFYSARYFRNTMNPEMALSKLNIALGLTQENSPLFFKISAEIEEIKREGL; encoded by the coding sequence GTGAAGTTCATATCACTGATGCTGGTTATAGTCCTTCTCGCAGGATGTGCTGCCAAACCTGCTGTTAAAAAAGTAGAGAATAAAAATCCTGCAAAAGAACTTGGGAAGGAATTTGTTGCAGAGGCCCTTCAGCATTATCAATTTATAAAAGACCCTGATGTAACAGGAGTGGTAAACAGGGTGGGTCAGCAAATTATCAAAGGGATAGGTTCAAATCCTTCAACCTATCATTTTCTGGTTGTACATGAAGACCAGCCGAATGCCTTTGCCATCCCGGGAGGATATATATTTGTATTCGATAGTCTCCTCCTCCAGTTGAAGGATGAGAATGAGCTTGCCGGGGTCCTTGCCCACGAGATCGCACATGTGGAACGGAATCATTTTTTTAAAGATTCTAATAAGACCACAGCTCTTGATATAGCTACTATTGCAGCAATCCTGCTCGGAGGCGGGAACATTGCTGCGGCTACAATTGCTGGCGCCGCAAATATTGATATTCGTCTGCAATTCAGCCGTGAGAACGAGGCAGAGGCAGATACGTATGCACTAAGATACTTAAAACAGGGAAACTATCCCCCAAAATCACTTCTGAATTTTTTCGACAGCCTGCTTCGTTATGAACGTTTCAACCCTCAGTTGGTCCCGGCATATTTGTCTACTCATCCTGACCTTGACAGCAGGCGGGATACGGTTGCTAATTTTGTTATGAGAGAACGGTATCAAAATAATGAACCCAATCCCCCCATCCCCCCTTTAGAAAAGGGGGGTAATGGGGGATTTGAATTAAAACAAAAAAGCATGGATTGGAGGAGGGTTGTCACAGCTTTAGATTCTATCAACAAGAGATGGAAAGAAGAAACCTTACTGCTTCAGGCTTTAAGGATAGAGGAGGTACCGGAAGCAAAGAGGGAAGAAACAAAAGACTACCTGCTCGGCCTTGCTTATATGAAGGAAGGACGCTTTAGTGAAGCGATTTTAAAATATCTCTCTGCCATCGAAAAGAACAAAGACAATCCTAATTATTGGGGCGACCTTGCATATTGTTATCTGAAACAGCAGGACTATACTCATGCAAGAGAAGCCGCAGTCAAGAGTCTTGTTTTAAAACCTGACTACCCACAGGGTCATGTTATCCTCGGAACAATTGAAATAGAAGCAGGAAATGATTCAGGAGATGCGGTGAAGGCTATTGCACATCTTGAACGTGCACTGAACCTGAATCAGGAAGACCCGACAGCAAATTTAAATATTTCAAAGGCATACAATAAAACCGGAGACAAAGCAAGAGAGACATTCTATTCTGCCCGCTATTTCAGAAATACAATGAACCCTGAAATGGCCCTGAGCAAACTCAACATAGCATTGGGTCTTACCCAGGAAAACAGCCCGCTTTTCTTCAAAATATCTGCTGAGATTGAGGAGATTAAACGGGAGGGGCTATAA
- a CDS encoding MBL fold metallo-hydrolase: protein MGLELIETMSVGFFQTNVYILGDKITKDAVIIDPGDDAGRILGLLKKHGINLKYILLTHGHIDHVGAVKELKDSTGANVVMHKEDRFLYENLQRQASLFCMDSPQITDIDTVLDEGEDEIMLGNIKCIVIHTPGHSPGSVCYYIPDMLFTGDTLFRDGVGRTDLWGGSYDALGDSIRGILLNLDDAIKVYPGHGPETTIGREKRENPFIKEIWYGA from the coding sequence ATGGGATTAGAACTCATAGAGACTATGTCAGTAGGTTTTTTTCAAACTAATGTCTATATACTTGGAGATAAGATTACAAAGGATGCTGTAATAATAGACCCCGGTGATGATGCAGGGCGTATCCTCGGGTTATTAAAAAAACACGGCATTAATCTTAAATATATATTGCTTACGCATGGGCATATTGACCATGTCGGGGCTGTGAAAGAATTAAAAGATAGTACCGGTGCAAATGTTGTTATGCACAAGGAAGATAGGTTTCTTTATGAGAATTTGCAGAGGCAGGCATCATTATTCTGCATGGACTCTCCCCAGATTACTGACATAGATACAGTGCTTGATGAGGGTGAAGATGAGATAATGCTCGGCAACATTAAATGCATAGTTATACATACACCGGGGCACTCTCCGGGGAGTGTGTGCTACTATATCCCTGATATGCTGTTCACCGGCGATACACTTTTCAGAGATGGTGTCGGTCGGACTGACCTGTGGGGCGGTTCGTATGACGCATTGGGTGATTCAATCAGAGGCATTCTCTTAAATCTTGATGATGCAATAAAGGTATATCCCGGACACGGGCCTGAGACAACTATCGGGAGAGAAAAGAGGGAAAATCCATTTATTAAGGAGATATGGTATGGAGCATGA
- a CDS encoding DnaJ domain-containing protein: MEHEHEHLHCDNMGQKVKCLSCGSPNEGFFCRDCHTLLPMGKEVDFFTLLEVERRPSLSLDKLKDVFLKLSELVHPDKYYSASPEAKEIAMQYSSLLNKAYYTLRDPKERIKYLISLETDKETPVSGKASADTMEFFIEASDVCNEADAFIKKGGKGETKKSDLYQNLLDVKKEAQNKWGRVLKSIDTIDTEWLNSASDERKPLVRRLIILSHELSYLSKLQSLVDEMIMGLS, translated from the coding sequence ATGGAGCATGAACATGAACACCTGCACTGTGATAACATGGGACAAAAGGTAAAGTGTCTCTCTTGCGGCAGTCCAAATGAGGGCTTCTTTTGCAGGGATTGCCACACATTGCTTCCAATGGGGAAAGAGGTAGACTTTTTTACACTGCTGGAGGTTGAGAGAAGGCCTTCACTCAGTCTTGATAAGCTGAAGGATGTCTTTCTAAAACTAAGCGAACTGGTACATCCTGATAAATACTATAGCGCTTCTCCTGAGGCTAAGGAGATTGCAATGCAGTATTCGTCTCTGCTTAACAAGGCATACTATACGCTTAGAGACCCCAAAGAACGAATTAAGTATCTTATAAGTCTTGAGACTGACAAGGAGACACCTGTATCCGGCAAGGCATCAGCAGATACAATGGAGTTTTTTATTGAGGCCAGTGATGTATGTAATGAGGCGGATGCCTTTATTAAGAAAGGCGGCAAGGGAGAGACTAAAAAAAGTGACCTGTATCAAAACTTACTTGATGTAAAAAAAGAAGCTCAAAATAAATGGGGGCGTGTACTTAAATCAATTGATACAATTGACACTGAGTGGTTAAACTCAGCTTCTGATGAGAGAAAACCTCTTGTCAGAAGATTGATAATCCTATCACATGAATTATCTTATCTCTCGAAGTTACAGTCTTTGGTGGATGAGATGATCATGGGGCTGAGTTAG